TCATCCAGAGAATgtaatccagagtgaaggtgaacctattataaacaattatacagaaaaacaataaatattttgtaagaaaagttATGTAGAAAGGACTGTATAATggggacaaaaaatttttttttatgtagttaaggttaaacaatatttgttgtgtgggcggagattagagttttgtaaatattacttaaatgttcaacatctTGTCTAAGATTAACCGAATTGgtatgacctacaatgttgcacatttctaataacagtcttctataataattgtgttcttcacaaaggatgtttgtgttgTCGTAATTaaaagtgtgttgtttatcgatactatgtttcgttagagctgtGTGACGTTCTTCAATCTCATGTATGTTGCGTTGGTGTTCCCTAATTTTAGTGTTGAGATGTCGACcagtttgacctatgtagactTGATTGCAGTCATTgcatggtattttatacactacaTTAGATCGTTTGCCCATGGGGATCTTGTCTTTGCCTGTATCAAAAACTAGTTGTAgatcttttgaattttttccaacaaactttacattatatttggCGAATAAGCGGTTAAGTGACTCAAAGAGGCCGGATACATATGGGATGGGGATATATGTATTAACGGGTCTATTGTTATCTTCAGCaggagcagagtcaatattattgtcaagtatgttgttgatgtaggAGCGTTTCGTGGAAAAAAACCTGTCACtcatatacaatgtactaaGATGGAACGATTACCCTCATGGCCTATTACACcaacaaattaataagagacgcacctacatcaacaacatacttgacaataatattgactctgctctTAACCGCTTATTCGCCAAATATAATGTCaagtttgttggaaaaaattcaaaagatttaCAACTAGTTTTTGATACAGGCAAAGACAAGATCCCCATGGGCAAACGATCTAATgtcgtgtataaaataccatgcAATGACTGCAATCAagtctacataggtcaaactgGTCGACATCTCAACACTAGAATTAGGGAACACCAACGCAACATACATGAGATTGAAGAACGTCACacagctctaacgaaacatagtatcgataaacaacacacttttAATTACGACAACACAAACATCGTTTGTGAAGAacacaattattatagaagactgttattagaaatgtgcaacattgtaggtcatacCAATTCGGTTAATCTTAGACAagatgttgaacatttaagtaatatttacaaacctctaatctccgcctacacaacaaatattgtttaaccttaactacatacaaaaaattattttgtccCCATTTACAGTCCATTCTACATaacttttcttacaaaatatttattgtttttctgtataattgtttataataggttcaccttcactctggattaaattgttttctcccatcagtcgttattcacctgttgacacaattggttcaaccaacaatatttcgttagacatgtagaacttaattataaagagcctacctccacttcattgacacctgtgaattaatttcattgctaAACAGACCTTCTTTAaataaccttttaacacaatgacatactgactgtgaagaaacatagttctttaatctttttaattaatgactaCCAACTATTAACTCCCACatataaaataacttgaagatTGACATAGTCTACCGTCACTCAAATGAACGCTGTTTCCACCAACtgtaattgtgaattcgactacatcttagtccacttacttaattcaaaaggtaaataacactcAAAAACATccttatttcaattaatcataaggttcttactatcaacaatatataatagctctaagagtattacatctacaatatttaagtctgattacttctagtactattatttattttacaaaaatctttttgttatttttgacagtttaaaaaaataaatcgttctgagaaGGGCCCATATcagggtcgaaacgttaactaaaaatacgttttcttaattgaccgatcaccaagactCTATAATAGATTCTAATACTCAACGGTCGTTAAGTaccaatgaaaaaaactttaataAGAGTGAAGAGGTAAACAAGCAAATTTTTTGGTATAACGTTAAGAAAATTTCCAGCGTATTACTTTCATCACagaagattgaaattttttttcaggacACATAACACcatgatataaattttgttggaaGGAATTTTTGATCACTTCTTTTTTAGTcgtatcaaaaacaaaaaactcgACATCATCGAAATTTCACCAGAGTCCCCCTTTAAAAGGGGGTGTCCTAGTGGATTTGGACGTCGTCgtatgtatttttaaatatcgaagtccaagTACCTCGAACGCGAAACTGGGCTCAACAGCCAGattctatacacaattctgaataaaaattctctaatacattttgaattgatgcagaaataaagaaatggcacggaTTATACGAAATCGCAACAGTAAATTCATAGAATTCATGCCAATGTCTGATTACAAATGCCacgttattttatatattttatttataaaggTATAGGTATATGAGTATACATTGTATGTTATGGTTATGGCAGTAATGTACCAACTCTGATTAGCTGCGTGTGACATTAACGGTATAAAAGTAGTCTAAAACAGATGCTAGAGGCAGTGTCGTCAAATGTTCATTCCTGACGACACCAAACAGCATCAAATAATCTATCctaacttatttatttatttatatatttatctgTTTAATAGTAGcagtaatagtaatagtaataacgtTTACGCCATTGTGCCTCCTACCGTGCAagtcaaaattatatataaacacataattaatatacatatacaatacgTAATTATCATGTCCCAGAGAGAAGGCACTATGCGCAATAAAGAAGGAAACAATGCGAAACATTACTCGTTCATCAATATTCCCAAttgctttctcttttcttttcattttgtgGGCCTGGTCGTTTtgctttatatttttaattcattttttctgcATGACCCGGtccaaatttaaaaacatcACCGCCCTAACCAATAATCACCGTACTGTACCTCGAATATGGTCGACCACTGACCAGTTCAAGGCGACCTAATGTGCAAATTTGAAACGCCACTGTAGTCTTGAAGCAGttagaataaatttcattaaatttacaGTACATTGTGGGTAAAAATCGaatgcatacgtatataattatatatgttaCTTAATAccgaatataatataatagaaaaCAAAGAGATCGATCAATTATCCATATCTGTACAAATCGTAACAACAGTCGGTTACAAACGACagtaaaatttcgataattttgaatactATCAGTTATACACGCGTACAGAATGTCAATTGCATGTTTGCAATAATACGCACTTTCTTAAGTTTCGGGCCTCATAGttgaaccaaaaattttgtacacgataataaatttcaaaacaagTTTCATCGATTGTTGTGTATTGTCAGAGATTTGAcaacgtaatatacatatcGATATAGCGACATCGccaaggaaaacaaaaatatttaaaaggTTGCGATAGGTTTGACATATAATCTGAACAGAGATTACAATGACATTCACAGTCTACGAAACAGAAAAGTGGATATTTCaccaaaatcgatgaaaaacttttttttttaaaacatagTTATCTCTCTCGAGGGAGGTTTTTCTTACAAATCTATATTTTCGGTCTAATTAGTCTATCTATaatgaagataataataataataattacagataGTTACAATCAATAGTCAGTCAAATTTTTGGCTAAGTCAACAAGTTTAAAAACAAGATAAAAGTGTAAAacgctaataaaataacaCGTCTACAAAGGAGGCACAGTAAAACTCAGCGCGCTCGCTGCTTCCTCACTAGAATAAATCTtatgtacctatgtatattgtatatgtatgtatgtatctaGACAAGACTAAGTGCCATTGAAGCTGTATCAAGTGCGGGTTCGAAAATGTGTAAGTGTATTAACCCTAGGAGTAAACACATATTTCTCTCTGTCTACTTTCATACACTCGGTCTGTCAGATGCAGACAACATCAGCAAAATTAGGTCTATTTGAATGTTTAGTTTTCTAAGTGAATGAGCAGACTGCAGTTAAGAAGGCATTTGTGAAAACTAGATATGATTTCAATTCGTAATGTGCCCAAGAAAAGCGTCCAAGTAAATGGAATGTTTCGCCGAAGGAGAAAAGCGAGTTTTGCACtgatggataaaaaaattcatggcTTTGGAAGTAACTGAgatgattttcatttcctcaCAGATTATAGATGAGGTAATATGGATTTCTTGCTTGGGGAAGAAAATACGTTGTCCTAATTTTCGATCATTACTAAAAAAAACCTCGACGGTCTGAGAAACACCAGGCTTTCTTGTGCACTCTTTCAATGTGCAAAGTAAGACCAAAGATATTTTACGCGGCAGAGTCGTTTCTGTTAGGTCAAAGGTCTCACAGTACCAGTCCTTTGAAACTTCAATCGCGTCTGTGAAGTCAGAGTGTGTACTCCTAgggttaattatttttcccgaAACGTACAAGATACGGCATGGTGTGGCAACGCGGCGATACtatgaaaaatgaagttttAATCAAATCGGATGAAACTAACGTTAAAGTAACTTAGAACGGAACAACATCAGGCCACAAGAAACTGTCAGAACAGATAGTCAAAAGGAAAACGTACAAATCACCAAATTCCACCATAATAAAACGAATCTAATCCGAAAAACAAGCACAAAATTTCGGATCTCGCCAAAATgtgaaaagattttgaaacaCTTTTGCCTATCTGTTATTATTAGTTTCTCACCGTTAATGCAtataattctttttcaataaattttcaaatcaaatacTATTCTGAAGATTGAAATAGAAAGTCTCAtgtgaaattagaaaaagttCATTAGCATTAATTGATTCGTTTCTGTGCCTGCGTTCCTCGTTAGTTGGAGTACAATTTTTGAAGTTTAGTAGTTACagcaaacatttttataaaaagttttaattCTCAAAGCACTTCAAAAACTATGTTCTGCATGTGTAGCAAGCTCACCCGTCATTCTGATAAGACTCCAAAAATACCTCACAGtttagacaaattttcaatatgtaGTTACTTTTTCATCCAAAATTGATTAGTtgttgtctgaaatttagtagtAATGGCATATCATGCATGGTATTATTTGGGAGTTTAGGAGTGGTGGTGAAAGGAGGGTCCACCTGACTTCCTCCCTATCCACTCTGCTTTTCCCGAGCTTTCTTGGGGTTGGTGGGACTAGCTCCATCGGTTTATCATACCTTTATCTTGACTTTCAGGCAGTGGAATCTGTTTCCGTCTTCAGCAATCAATCAGATGATGTCGTGATCCCTGCATGCTGAAGATGGGAGCAGATGTCGGTACTTTTCTGATCTGGTGATCGCCACCTCCCCAACTCCCAAATAATATCAAGTAAGTTAATTAGTCCCGTGGctctaaaaataaattgcgaCATGGACACAAACTtaaacaacaattttcataACGTTCAATCATTCTACGATAATAACTCAACAAGATACTAACATAGTCGAGTAGAGGGCGTAAAAGTTTCTgtaataggaaaaaaaaaatgacgtgaTATAGCGTTAATCTCGTGACGTAACCACTGAAGAATAATTTCTAGTATAAAATGACAGCAATTCTGAATGCATTATGAATAACTTATATTTTATGTAACAGCGATAGAACAATTACGAGTTTCAATGCTAAGACTgtaaataatttgcaattgCGCTTTTTACTAgcgtattgaaaatttaaaaattcctgCTGTTAGAGCAATAAAACAGCAGACGGAGAGCAAGTACTTTTTATCGGTGGGAATCAAGGAATATTATAATTAGTAGGCAGTGCCATGTTTGTGAAATCCGGAAATCAATCGAAAACTAAGTTGTTCGAAGATTAAGTCAAAACAATTCTTACACCGTAGATTTGACGCTAAAGTTTGCATCGGACAATATCTCGACTATTTTATACGTAAAGTTATCTTATTACAATACTTTGATATGCTAATCGCTCATTCATTCCACCGTGCAAGGTAAAAAGTATACGTAACTTGTGACACGTGAGATGAGTTATATTAGGGTATGAGAAGATCCAAAACAATTCTCCATCGCAATTTTTGCAACTCCATCCCTCAAATCCGCTACTTcagattaaaaattgaacttgTCCAAACCTGAGACACGAAATGCTTcagtcaatttttaaatttcaaagttccatcttgttatttttgtttttaaaatattatttttgcaattacCAGTAAGCTCacaataaagaataaaaaacctCATATCTTGAATCTTTGGGTTTATGATTATATTTGAGTAATTTATTGATCTCTACGAAATTTCTACCAAAGATAACAAATTTTCGAAGATTCAACGTCTGCACAATTGAGGGCGGAAGTAAGGAAACAAATGGATGTTCAACACCCTAATGTTGATtgtatgtgtgcgtgtatgtgtatttataattatgttgcgacaatattatacaattgGATATTGTATCAGATATACTTATAAATCGATGAACTGAAATACTACGGGGTATAATGCCTAAATTAATAACTACAATTATAAAATACGCTGAtctaaatataatatatttacaagtAAATCAATCATAACGCGGGAAGAGAGTTCTTTTACACATCAAATATactgtaaatatataaattgcTCTTAATAATGATGCAAGTTATACAAAATAGACATGCGACTCCTTCTAACCAGATATCTCCGAGcaatgtatatgtacgtatatgtataatatgtatatgtatatcatatttataatagatatatatgtgtgtataaatcTAGTTAGCGGCTAAATTACTCACAcgtgatttttaaacaatcatGATTTCATCGGCCACTTAAACTGAGTAAGACCGACTGTACTATCCAAATTAAcatgattaaaattattattcactgtTACATATCTTcgattaataataaatccaTGACACATAGGCACTAACGTTTCGATCACCGATTACCGCGTGATGTTATATCAATCTATATGTCACATCGCCAACGGCAGAGTCGAAAGTTTGCACTACGGTAAGACACGAATCGACGACAGGCAATGGTAGGTGGTGTGGTTCTAGCTACAGAGGCCCGAGGGGTCAACTAAGCCACGGGCGATGAGTTCGGCAGTAGCAGAGTCTGCACCCTGCTTACCACTCGAATGCTGGGATGGAGTCGGTTGTGAATGAGGCTCAAAATGCGAGCGAACATGAAACATGAATTCAGCTTTGTCCGTAAAATCTGTGCGGCACATCAAACAGAAATTTCGTTCTGATGTATAGGGTTGTGGTGGAGCAGCACTTGCAGGAAAATATGGCGCGGCGTGCTGCGGTGGTGCTGAAGCCTCAAgatgagacctaaaatttgtGTGTTAAACAGTGGGAACCCTATACAAGTATCTATTCGATATATGATATCACAAAAACTATCcacatttttattgttacaaaCTTCACATGTAtgaggattatttttatacagtcCACAAATAACAATCGTTAAGCATAAAACTTGAATCTgactttcaacgattttttgtttgttagtATCTATTACTTAGACGCAACATCAACTTTTAAACTCTAATCACATTACCTTGCATGCTGCATCCATTCCTCTCTGGTTGCATGAGCTCTTCCGCAAAGTTCGCAAGCCCAGCTAACAGGTTCAATTTTTGGTTTCTGAAGAGCATCTTGACGATTTTgatgctgttgctgttgttgctgttgctgttgctgttgttgctgctgctgctgttgttgttgctgctgctgttgctgctgatCCGAGTTTGGCGCAGTTGGAGTTGAGAGTGGAGTCACACCCGGTCTATGTCTCAGTTTATTCATGTGTATAACTAACTTGTCGCGTCTCGCGAATGCTTTGCCTAAGACAATGTAGATGTagagattcaaaattcaaatatcaattGCATATGattagtttgaaattcaaatatttattcacttaAAGGTTGCTAATTAATACGAGGCAGataagcacttttcaaaattgtaatgTTATGGAGTATGAAACATACAAAATGCCAAGGGAAATACAAATTTTAGACACAAATCTTTTCACGTATTGTCATGTCTCAAGtgcaatttcaaatcttctAGTTCAATAATGAGTTTCATAGTTTCGTAAGGTGAAAGCAGATGGTAATAGAATGATCATAAGCATAATATTGATATGGACATGTTTTGTTGAAAGTAACATTCAGTAATTTCGTATAAGACATGAACTTTGATGACTCGCAAAGAGTTAGATATTTCGAAGGACAGAATTTGTCATTGCAGGATATTTTCAACTCAAAAGTTGTAAATTTAGAGAGCATCTGAGGTATGTTCTTTACATTGAGGATCGACTTCACATTTGTCAGCAGAACATTCCTCACTCACACTCGAAGACGATTGCATAACAGCAATTAATTACTATCCGATAAAACTGGAAAAAGTCAGCAAACTTACCGCAAACTTCGCATGAATATGGTTTCTCACCAGTATGTATGCGCATATGTATAACCAGCTTATCTTTACGAGCAAGACCCTTGCCGCAAACCGTGCAAGCAAACGCTTTGACTGTAGGCTCTCCTGTATTTGTAGCTTTAGATGCATAGCCTGGTCTCGGACGTGGGGCCTGATTGACCGTTGGTCCTCTAGAGAACTGTTGCTCATTGGCTGTAGGAAATGCTGGCATTACGCCTCCGGGTCGCATTGCGGCAGAATAATCTGGTGACCTGTTTCCACGATCCAAAAATTAATGACTTTTTCACGGCAGAATTTATTAGGTATCCTGTTTGAAGGGCATGAGCGTGCAATTCGATTCAATCGTCAAATAGGCCATAAggatgtatataaaataaagaaattaattaacattATTTCACGATGATGCTCGATTAGTTTTAGATTTAATCGTTTGATGAGAAACACTGAGTAGTTAAGTTTGGATACAAAATTTAGACTGCATTCACGTTATGTTTTACGTTCTTAAAATTCTACACTCTCAGTTATGAGTTGCAGAAGTCGATTGACATACCAGGTCCCAATGGAGCGGAGAACTCGGACACCATCGTCGTATCCAAGTCCATCATCTGGGATGGTAAACGTGGGATTTGGTGGCTGAGGAGCAGCAGGAGGACCTGGACCGGCAAGTCTTGCTTGGGCTGCCTGCTGCGCCATGTGCTGTTGAACTGCAGCATGAGCAACCGCATGGGCTTCAACATACGCCGTacgttgctgttgctgctgacTACCACCGGacattttatctttttctgaTACCTagtaaaatgagaaaataaaaacaatccgGATTATTAATTGATACGTTAGGAGTTTTAGTTGAAAATGGTTTTGGGAAATGGGAAAATTATCGCTTTTTTAACATTCTTAACATGACAACCAAATTCAGAGAGGAATATTCTTCACTTGAAATTAGT
The Neodiprion fabricii isolate iyNeoFabr1 chromosome 1, iyNeoFabr1.1, whole genome shotgun sequence DNA segment above includes these coding regions:
- the LOC124174404 gene encoding zinc finger protein 768 isoform X2, whose product is MNRETDQVSTNLEVSEKDKMSGGSQQQQQRTAYVEAHAVAHAAVQQHMAQQAAQARLAGPGPPAAPQPPNPTFTIPDDGLGYDDGVRVLRSIGTWSPDYSAAMRPGGVMPAFPTANEQQFSRGPTVNQAPRPRPGYASKATNTGEPTVKAFACTVCGKGLARKDKLVIHMRIHTGEKPYSCEVCGKAFARRDKLVIHMNKLRHRPGVTPLSTPTAPNSDQQQQQQQQQQQQQQQQQQQQQQQQQHQNRQDALQKPKIEPVSWACELCGRAHATREEWMQHARSHLEASAPPQHAAPYFPASAAPPQPYTSERNFCLMCRTDFTDKAEFMFHVRSHFEPHSQPTPSQHSSGKQGADSATAELIARGLVDPSGLCS
- the LOC124174404 gene encoding zinc finger protein 48 isoform X1, translated to MTMNEDFNFAELCRLCSLKSNNHLQIFDKEGEQRQLLFKIRSCIPAVITKEDALPKNICQRCLYKLDMFYEFRASCMTTDTVLKNYADSLKQLAASVNSQVSEKDKMSGGSQQQQQRTAYVEAHAVAHAAVQQHMAQQAAQARLAGPGPPAAPQPPNPTFTIPDDGLGYDDGVRVLRSIGTWSPDYSAAMRPGGVMPAFPTANEQQFSRGPTVNQAPRPRPGYASKATNTGEPTVKAFACTVCGKGLARKDKLVIHMRIHTGEKPYSCEVCGKAFARRDKLVIHMNKLRHRPGVTPLSTPTAPNSDQQQQQQQQQQQQQQQQQQQQQQQQQHQNRQDALQKPKIEPVSWACELCGRAHATREEWMQHARSHLEASAPPQHAAPYFPASAAPPQPYTSERNFCLMCRTDFTDKAEFMFHVRSHFEPHSQPTPSQHSSGKQGADSATAELIARGLVDPSGLCS